In one Palaemon carinicauda isolate YSFRI2023 chromosome 25, ASM3689809v2, whole genome shotgun sequence genomic region, the following are encoded:
- the LOC137618914 gene encoding uncharacterized protein, which translates to MKKCDYNMQKKWLVDEERIRRTSTSLNSPGKGWYLPHHPVFSMNKPNKTRVVFDCSASFKSISLNSQVMQWLDMMKDLPGILIRFREGKVAIAADIEAMCHQVFVNPTDRDVLQFLWWPQGNLDKNPQHYCMTVHIFDVWSPARTIFELKGTLERNWNDAAKEAVSNFFIHDLLHSS; encoded by the coding sequence ATGAAGAAATGCGATTACAATATGCAAAAGAAATGGCTGGTTGATGAAGAAAGGATACGCAGAACCAGCACATCATTGAATAGCCCCGGTAAAGGATGGTATCTTCCACATCATCCGGTATTTAGTATGAACAAGCCTAATAAAACCAGAGTAGTTTTCGACTGCTCTGCTTCATTCAAGAGCATATCATTGAACAGCCAAGTCATGCAGTGGCTGGATATGATGAAGGATTTACCAGGAATTCTCATAAGATTTAGGGAAGGAAAAGTGGCAATAGCAGCTGACATAGAGGCCATGTGTCATCAAGTGTTTGTAAATCCAACGGACAGAGATGTGCTTCAATTCCTTTGGTGGCCACAAGGAAATCTTGATAAAAACCCCCAGCACTATTGTATGACAGTTCATATATTTGATGTATGGAGCCCAGCACGTACCATCTTTGAATTAAAAGGGACACTTGAAAGAAACTGGAATGATGCAGCAAAAGAAGCAGTTTCTAACTTCTTCATTCATGACCTGCTTCACTCAAGCTGA